One stretch of Halobacillus litoralis DNA includes these proteins:
- a CDS encoding SepM family pheromone-processing serine protease — protein MKTNRRLIITGIITVLIVAFLGAFRLPYYIYKPGTADALNDIVEVEGGFESEGDMHLVTVRGGQATPIQWVLAQVRPFHQIYPLEDIRPEGVSEEEYFHAQLQMMESSQEASKVVAYQAAGKEIDINYEGVYVMNVIEGMPAEEILETGDQIVKVDGQDIQETSDLIDYVSNKGEGDSVMLTIVRDEETIERELELAPFPDNPDKVGVGISLVTDRTVDVNPKVNVKSGEIGGPSAGLMFSLEIYDQLTEPDITKGYEIAGTGEINYEGQVGRIGGIDKKVVAASDHGAEIFFAPNEEGREGSNYQVAKETADKIDTDMKVVPVDTFQDALDYLQDLEPKQEA, from the coding sequence ATGAAAACAAACCGTAGACTGATTATCACCGGAATAATAACCGTACTTATCGTGGCATTTCTGGGGGCTTTCCGCCTCCCTTATTATATTTATAAGCCGGGAACAGCGGATGCGCTGAATGACATAGTCGAAGTCGAAGGTGGTTTCGAAAGTGAAGGGGACATGCACCTTGTAACCGTACGTGGTGGACAGGCGACACCCATCCAATGGGTCCTTGCCCAGGTACGTCCATTCCATCAAATCTATCCGTTAGAAGACATCCGTCCAGAAGGGGTGTCGGAGGAAGAGTACTTCCATGCCCAATTACAAATGATGGAATCATCTCAAGAAGCCTCCAAAGTCGTCGCCTATCAAGCAGCTGGCAAAGAGATTGACATCAACTACGAAGGCGTTTATGTCATGAACGTAATCGAAGGCATGCCGGCGGAAGAAATTCTAGAGACGGGCGATCAGATTGTGAAGGTCGATGGACAGGACATTCAAGAGACGAGCGACTTGATTGACTATGTGAGCAACAAGGGCGAAGGGGATTCTGTGATGCTCACCATTGTGAGAGATGAGGAAACAATCGAACGGGAACTTGAACTTGCTCCTTTCCCAGATAACCCTGACAAAGTCGGTGTCGGCATTTCCCTTGTGACCGACCGAACGGTGGATGTAAATCCGAAAGTGAATGTCAAAAGTGGTGAAATCGGAGGACCGAGTGCCGGGTTGATGTTTTCACTGGAAATTTACGATCAATTGACAGAACCGGATATCACTAAAGGATATGAAATTGCAGGTACTGGAGAAATCAATTATGAAGGACAGGTAGGCAGAATCGGAGGCATTGATAAGAAAGTGGTAGCCGCTTCCGATCATGGTGCCGAAATTTTCTTTGCTCCGAATGAAGAAGGAAGAGAAGGGTCCAACTATCAAGTCGCTAAAGAAACGGCGGATAAAATCGATACCGATATGAAAGTCGTTCCTGTGGATACGTTCCAAGATGCACTAGATTACCTGCAAGACCTAGAACCGAAACAGGAAGCTTAA
- a CDS encoding CBS domain-containing protein, protein MKSVKDIMTSDVSICHTNDQLSDAASMMKEKNVGAIPVCDDQGNLMGMVTDRDLVIRGYAAKKPDSTPIQQVMSDRMYSCTPDCSLEEASRIMAEHQVRRLPVVENGKLSGILSLGDLSTEEMSDHAAGVALHDISERPELH, encoded by the coding sequence ATGAAAAGTGTAAAAGATATCATGACAAGCGATGTCTCCATCTGTCATACGAATGACCAGTTGAGTGACGCAGCTTCTATGATGAAAGAAAAGAATGTCGGCGCTATTCCTGTTTGTGACGATCAAGGCAACCTCATGGGTATGGTGACAGACCGTGACCTAGTCATTCGTGGGTATGCAGCGAAAAAACCTGATTCTACACCGATTCAACAAGTGATGAGTGATCGTATGTACAGCTGTACACCCGATTGTTCACTAGAAGAGGCGAGCAGAATCATGGCTGAGCACCAGGTGCGCCGTCTGCCTGTTGTGGAAAACGGGAAACTTTCCGGCATCCTTTCTCTTGGTGACTTATCGACAGAAGAAATGTCCGACCATGCAGCAGGTGTTGCGTTGCATGATATTTCCGAGCGTCCTGAGCTTCACTGA
- the coaD gene encoding pantetheine-phosphate adenylyltransferase translates to MTRIAICPGSFDPVTYGHLDIIRRGAKVFDHVIVAVFNNQSKSPLFDVNERKELLEEVTKDIGNVSVDACSGLLMDYAEEKGAHAIIRGLRAVSDFEYEMQITSMNRKLNEDIETFFVMTNNQYSFLSSSIVKEVAKYRANISDLVPPPVEKALSEKF, encoded by the coding sequence ATGACACGTATTGCGATTTGCCCGGGAAGTTTCGATCCCGTTACATATGGACATTTGGATATTATCCGAAGAGGGGCGAAAGTCTTTGATCACGTCATTGTGGCTGTTTTCAACAATCAGAGTAAATCTCCTCTGTTTGATGTGAACGAACGCAAGGAATTGCTGGAAGAAGTAACGAAAGATATCGGCAATGTTTCCGTAGACGCCTGCAGTGGCCTTTTGATGGATTATGCCGAGGAAAAAGGGGCGCATGCTATCATTCGAGGTTTGAGAGCCGTGAGTGACTTCGAATATGAAATGCAGATCACTTCCATGAACCGGAAATTGAATGAAGACATTGAAACGTTTTTCGTGATGACAAACAATCAATATTCTTTCTTGAGTTCCAGCATCGTTAAAGAGGTGGCCAAATATCGAGCGAACATCAGTGACCTTGTTCCTCCGCCTGTAGAAAAAGCTCTTTCAGAAAAATTTTAA
- a CDS encoding DUF7147 family protein, whose translation MIQKFIELGEGYADVYELIDLGTRMPERIQHAIAFYSEKNGVPVASLSLVMKPAHNDKFQPIYICREGVPNPHEKPNQRFDMYKEMVEQAGKEIAEFTIKPSNLFPETELFYQHLIGILRMNKFIAPLS comes from the coding sequence ATGATACAAAAATTCATCGAACTTGGCGAAGGGTATGCGGATGTTTATGAACTGATCGATCTCGGCACGCGGATGCCTGAACGCATCCAGCATGCCATCGCTTTTTACAGTGAAAAAAACGGCGTGCCCGTCGCTTCCTTATCTTTAGTGATGAAGCCTGCGCATAACGATAAATTCCAGCCCATCTATATTTGCAGGGAAGGCGTCCCCAACCCGCATGAAAAGCCGAACCAACGCTTTGATATGTATAAAGAAATGGTTGAACAGGCAGGAAAAGAAATCGCCGAATTCACCATCAAACCTTCCAACCTTTTTCCTGAAACCGAGCTTTTTTACCAGCATCTAATTGGGATTCTTCGTATGAATAAATTCATTGCCCCATTAAGCTGA
- the rsmD gene encoding 16S rRNA (guanine(966)-N(2))-methyltransferase RsmD, with protein MLTSEVYRMRVIAGEFKGRPLKSVPTHKTRPTTDKVKEAVFHGIGPFFEGGKALDLFAGSGGLGIEALSRGVNSCVFVDQQQKAIQTIYENIKTLDINERTEVFKTDAMRAIKAAGKRGLTFDYIFLDPPYKKFSYQDLMEALLEFDLIAENATIVCEHDASEEIPEEVGRLKRMKTDHYGSNIGVSIFE; from the coding sequence ATGCTGACAAGTGAGGTGTACAGGATGCGAGTGATTGCTGGTGAATTTAAGGGACGTCCGTTGAAATCTGTCCCTACACATAAAACCAGACCGACGACAGATAAGGTGAAGGAAGCGGTCTTTCATGGAATTGGACCCTTCTTTGAGGGCGGTAAAGCTTTGGATCTATTCGCTGGGAGCGGTGGTCTCGGTATTGAAGCTTTGAGCCGTGGTGTGAATTCTTGTGTGTTCGTGGATCAACAGCAAAAAGCGATCCAAACCATTTATGAAAATATAAAAACGCTCGACATCAATGAGCGTACAGAAGTTTTTAAAACCGATGCCATGCGCGCAATCAAGGCGGCTGGAAAACGGGGACTGACGTTCGATTATATTTTCCTGGATCCACCCTATAAGAAGTTTTCTTATCAGGACCTAATGGAAGCGCTTTTAGAATTTGATCTGATTGCAGAAAATGCGACTATCGTTTGTGAACACGATGCTTCAGAAGAAATACCTGAAGAAGTGGGGCGTCTGAAACGTATGAAAACCGATCATTACGGGAGTAATATTGGTGTATCGATTTTTGAGTAA
- a CDS encoding YlbG family protein — MIRTKRQGLIVYFQHMKNIRQIKKHGHLIHASKKMKYALLYVNQEDVEYKMEKLERLPFVSRVVPSYKPEVRTEYEGAKPDKAKQYDYKMGI; from the coding sequence ATGATCCGAACTAAACGACAAGGACTAATCGTATATTTTCAACATATGAAAAACATCAGGCAGATCAAGAAACATGGTCATTTGATCCACGCCTCTAAGAAAATGAAGTATGCCTTATTGTATGTGAATCAGGAAGATGTCGAGTATAAAATGGAAAAACTCGAACGCTTACCATTCGTTTCCCGTGTCGTGCCCTCTTATAAACCGGAGGTTCGCACAGAATATGAAGGGGCGAAGCCTGACAAAGCCAAACAGTATGATTATAAGATGGGCATCTGA
- a CDS encoding YugN family protein: MKLEGTGIEGLVVDYKPLTEIMERNGFILGGSWDYERVTYDYKIPAPEKNITYYIRIQGICP; encoded by the coding sequence ATGAAATTAGAAGGTACTGGGATTGAAGGTCTCGTCGTTGACTACAAGCCATTGACAGAAATCATGGAAAGAAATGGGTTCATCCTTGGAGGATCCTGGGATTATGAGCGTGTCACATACGATTATAAAATTCCCGCTCCAGAAAAAAACATTACCTATTATATCCGCATCCAGGGGATTTGCCCTTGA
- the ylbJ gene encoding sporulation integral membrane protein YlbJ gives MSKEAFSISKLKTFALTLLASALAVSLILYPRDALSASLRGLDLWWEIVFPSLLPFFITAEFLIGFGVVHGLGALSERFMRPLFNVPGCGGFVWVMGMASGYPSGAKWTADLRKKGQVTRAEAERLVAFTNASSPLFIFGAIAVGFFHDASLGILIAIAHYGGNFLVGIGMRFYKRKDQERSMDRVSASWKDAFGKMHQSRLEDGRTLGKLMGDAVTRSVDTLLMVGGFIMLFSVLTELLKQTGAIHIFSHLLFYTGLPETFHVPFTAGMLELTTGIGAITETHEPLLAQLLIVSFILGFHGFSIQAQIASILAETDIGFKPYALARIAHGFIAAGLIYVLYFIYRPFQQQSMPIWNPNENFTTPILEFFNHYGPPITLLMIMLMIGVKWNSERKTKKRSLRT, from the coding sequence ATGTCTAAGGAGGCGTTCTCGATTTCCAAATTGAAAACCTTCGCATTGACGCTGCTCGCTTCGGCGCTTGCGGTTTCCTTGATTTTATATCCACGGGATGCCCTGTCCGCTAGTCTCAGGGGCCTTGATCTTTGGTGGGAAATCGTCTTCCCTTCCCTTTTACCATTTTTTATTACGGCAGAATTTTTAATCGGCTTCGGTGTTGTCCACGGGCTCGGCGCCCTTAGTGAACGGTTCATGAGACCATTGTTCAATGTCCCTGGTTGTGGCGGGTTCGTTTGGGTGATGGGGATGGCAAGCGGATATCCATCCGGAGCGAAATGGACAGCCGATCTGCGTAAGAAAGGACAAGTAACCCGTGCAGAAGCTGAGAGACTTGTCGCCTTCACCAACGCATCCAGTCCCCTTTTCATTTTCGGGGCGATCGCTGTAGGCTTTTTCCACGATGCAAGTCTTGGAATTCTCATTGCCATAGCCCATTACGGCGGGAATTTCCTAGTGGGCATTGGTATGCGCTTTTATAAGAGGAAGGATCAGGAACGAAGCATGGACCGCGTTTCTGCTTCATGGAAGGATGCTTTCGGTAAAATGCACCAATCCAGGCTCGAGGATGGCCGGACGCTGGGGAAATTGATGGGTGATGCGGTAACACGATCAGTGGACACGCTTCTTATGGTCGGGGGTTTCATTATGCTTTTCTCCGTTCTCACAGAATTGTTGAAGCAAACGGGAGCCATTCATATTTTTTCGCATTTGCTTTTTTATACTGGACTGCCGGAAACCTTTCATGTTCCCTTTACTGCAGGTATGTTGGAACTTACGACCGGCATCGGTGCGATTACAGAAACGCATGAACCTTTGCTCGCTCAGCTTTTGATCGTAAGCTTCATTCTCGGTTTTCACGGGTTTTCGATTCAAGCGCAAATCGCAAGCATCCTCGCCGAAACGGATATTGGATTCAAACCGTATGCACTTGCAAGAATCGCTCATGGATTTATTGCCGCAGGCCTGATTTATGTGTTGTATTTCATTTACCGTCCTTTTCAACAACAAAGCATGCCGATCTGGAACCCGAACGAAAACTTCACAACCCCCATTCTTGAATTTTTCAATCATTATGGACCTCCGATCACATTGCTCATGATTATGCTCATGATCGGGGTGAAATGGAACAGTGAGCGGAAAACAAAAAAACGATCCCTACGCACATAG
- a CDS encoding patatin-like phospholipase family protein: MARPKIGLALGSGGARGFAHLGVLKVLREHDIPVDFIAGSSMGALVGSFFAAGQRIEDMYKLAFTFKRKYYLDFTVPKMGFVQGKRIKEYIRLFTFGKNIEDFQTPMSIVATDLYAGEKKIFTTGPASEAVRASIAIPGIFVPEKIEDRLYIDGGVIDRVPVSVVKDMGAAFIIAVDCAHFDSDPNINSIYDVITQSIDIMQDELVTAIGVSSDADVMIKPDVSKFSSRAFTKIQEIVEAGEKAAEEVIEEIKKKLAAWKESSNE; this comes from the coding sequence GTGGCGAGACCAAAGATCGGATTGGCTTTAGGTTCTGGAGGGGCACGTGGTTTTGCACACTTGGGTGTTCTGAAGGTCCTTCGTGAACATGATATTCCCGTTGATTTCATTGCAGGAAGCAGCATGGGGGCGCTCGTCGGCTCTTTTTTTGCTGCCGGACAAAGAATCGAAGATATGTATAAACTCGCCTTTACGTTTAAACGGAAGTATTATTTGGATTTCACCGTTCCGAAAATGGGATTCGTGCAAGGGAAAAGAATCAAAGAATACATCCGGCTTTTCACGTTCGGAAAGAACATCGAGGATTTTCAAACGCCGATGTCCATTGTCGCAACGGATCTTTATGCCGGAGAGAAAAAAATCTTTACGACAGGTCCTGCAAGTGAAGCGGTCAGGGCAAGCATTGCGATTCCCGGGATCTTCGTTCCAGAAAAGATTGAAGATCGTCTATATATTGACGGAGGGGTCATTGACCGTGTACCTGTATCAGTGGTGAAAGATATGGGGGCCGCATTCATTATTGCTGTGGATTGTGCCCATTTTGATTCCGACCCAAACATTAATTCCATCTATGATGTCATCACACAGAGCATCGATATTATGCAGGATGAATTAGTCACAGCGATTGGTGTCTCCTCTGATGCAGATGTGATGATCAAGCCGGATGTATCGAAGTTCAGCTCCCGGGCTTTTACGAAGATCCAGGAAATTGTAGAGGCGGGGGAGAAAGCAGCGGAAGAAGTCATCGAAGAAATAAAAAAGAAGCTCGCTGCGTGGAAGGAGTCAAGTAACGAATGA
- a CDS encoding CAP domain-containing protein — MIKKSVILCLVTFIFVGLYFLFNSPLEEQVVQEFSEPTIETVGQPQAQNEADFFSFRGLSSDALLEEIGEPLRKDPSEYGYDWWVYGSEEEIEMQFGIQDREVVTGVLFKKESGPVRVQDSYEEVAESYPFESSYRLDSEGAYTLKLTEKDIAERPVISLGERWTAQLYFDNVTNEIFAIRMLRNDVLLKHQPYKVIYRGTLPLQEVLDKKAWERIEDGMEAQILSITNGVRALHEAGLLLAHEEASFVAYAHSRDMNQNNYFSHYSQNGEGLKERLGEIPYVRAGENIASQYVDATAAVHGWLNSPGHRKALLDPLYTHLGVGVHQRYYTQNFLTVP; from the coding sequence ATGATAAAAAAATCCGTGATCTTATGTTTGGTTACTTTTATTTTTGTTGGATTGTACTTCCTATTTAACTCTCCTTTAGAAGAACAGGTGGTCCAGGAGTTTTCAGAACCTACCATAGAAACTGTTGGTCAGCCCCAGGCCCAGAATGAAGCGGATTTTTTCTCTTTTCGCGGGTTATCCTCTGACGCTTTATTGGAGGAGATAGGGGAACCGCTGAGGAAAGATCCTAGTGAATATGGATATGACTGGTGGGTTTATGGATCTGAAGAGGAGATTGAGATGCAGTTTGGTATTCAGGACAGAGAAGTGGTGACAGGGGTTCTTTTTAAAAAAGAATCTGGGCCTGTTCGTGTGCAAGATTCTTACGAAGAGGTCGCAGAGTCTTATCCTTTTGAATCATCCTATCGTCTGGATAGTGAAGGAGCGTACACCTTGAAGCTGACAGAAAAGGATATCGCTGAACGGCCTGTGATCTCCTTAGGAGAACGATGGACAGCGCAGTTATACTTTGACAACGTAACCAATGAAATCTTTGCCATACGGATGTTGAGAAATGATGTTCTTCTCAAACACCAACCCTACAAAGTGATCTATCGAGGTACCCTTCCTCTTCAAGAGGTTTTGGACAAGAAAGCATGGGAAAGAATTGAAGATGGAATGGAAGCACAAATCCTATCCATTACCAACGGTGTCCGTGCTCTCCATGAAGCCGGTCTCCTTTTGGCACATGAAGAAGCCTCTTTCGTTGCTTACGCACATAGTCGGGATATGAATCAGAATAATTATTTCTCTCACTATTCGCAGAATGGAGAAGGTTTGAAAGAGCGTCTGGGTGAAATTCCCTATGTGCGAGCTGGTGAAAATATTGCTTCTCAATATGTGGATGCTACCGCAGCGGTTCATGGTTGGCTGAACAGTCCAGGACACAGGAAAGCTCTGCTTGATCCTCTTTATACTCACCTTGGCGTCGGCGTTCATCAGCGATACTATACACAGAATTTCCTGACTGTCCCATGA
- a CDS encoding YlbF family regulator, translating to MLATMEIVDLLDRSESIGQMVMHSDTMQEYQEAKNALENDKEAQRLIKDFADMKEHYEDVQRFGRYHPDYNTIMKKVRSVKREMDMHETVAHFKKAERNIQKLLDEISESVAFSVSEQIKVPKNGMALTDSGCSGGCGSGGSCGCAS from the coding sequence ATGCTAGCTACAATGGAAATTGTCGATCTGCTAGATCGTTCTGAGTCGATCGGCCAGATGGTCATGCATTCAGACACCATGCAAGAGTACCAAGAGGCAAAGAATGCTCTTGAAAACGATAAAGAGGCGCAAAGACTCATTAAAGACTTTGCGGATATGAAAGAACACTATGAGGACGTGCAACGTTTCGGCCGTTATCACCCTGACTATAATACCATCATGAAAAAAGTCCGCTCCGTAAAAAGAGAGATGGATATGCATGAGACGGTAGCCCATTTCAAAAAAGCTGAACGCAATATCCAAAAGCTGTTGGATGAAATCAGCGAAAGTGTAGCCTTCAGTGTAAGCGAGCAAATCAAAGTGCCCAAAAATGGCATGGCACTTACGGACTCAGGTTGCAGTGGCGGTTGCGGAAGCGGCGGCAGCTGTGGTTGTGCTTCTTAA
- the ylbD gene encoding YlbD family protein: protein MSTNELHPSVQQFKAFVNKHPKVKGQLRKNHKLIQSYYEKYMILGEEDPFWDSLPSEKKESATAKMDWIKQLGGLMEEINWEEVSRQIDELNGAIGQFQQLITNVKKESGKNQKEMEYPYY, encoded by the coding sequence ATGAGTACAAATGAATTGCACCCGAGCGTCCAGCAGTTCAAAGCCTTTGTCAACAAACACCCAAAAGTGAAGGGGCAGTTGAGGAAAAATCATAAATTGATTCAAAGTTATTACGAGAAATATATGATCCTCGGCGAAGAAGACCCTTTTTGGGATTCTCTTCCATCTGAAAAAAAGGAAAGTGCTACAGCAAAGATGGACTGGATCAAGCAGCTGGGTGGACTGATGGAAGAAATCAATTGGGAAGAGGTTTCAAGGCAAATCGATGAACTGAACGGAGCAATAGGTCAATTTCAACAGCTGATCACTAATGTCAAGAAAGAATCAGGAAAGAACCAGAAGGAAATGGAATACCCTTATTACTAA